One window of Siniperca chuatsi isolate FFG_IHB_CAS linkage group LG19, ASM2008510v1, whole genome shotgun sequence genomic DNA carries:
- the LOC122866732 gene encoding cadherin-12-like isoform X2 — MFDITTNEHNQEGIIILKRPLDYENKKAYTFKVDASNAHLDPRFQSFGAFKDTATVKINVLDVDEPPVFNKPSYVMDVYEDTPAGTIIGAVTAQDLDASSSPVRYSIDWKSDLDSYFDIDPVEGTISTNELLDRESIVQHNISIVATKLNSPVLTSRVAVTVHVLDINEFPPELASPYETFVCENGKVGQVIQTFSAKDQDLPTAGQQFSFKSPKEDIKNRNFTIRDFGNNTAGIVTKRSGFRRRLQEIYFLPVVIEDNGYPPKSSTGTLTIRVCGCESDGSLLTCSAEAIFLPVGLSTGALIAILLCIIILLVIVVLYVGLRRQKKKETLMSSKEDIRDNVIHYDDEGGGEEDTHAFDMGTLRNPKVVKENLYRRDVKPEMKRGPRPPVSQDSADIRDFINQRLKEHDIDNSAPPYDSLATYAYEGNGSVAESLSSIESLAIDLEEDYDYLSDWGPRFKTLAGIFGEQSETQPDSATMENTH; from the exons CCCCTGGACTATGAAAACAAGAAGGCATACACCTTTAAGGTAGATGCCTCAAATGCACATCTGGATCCACGGTTTCAAAGCTTTGGGGCCTTCAAAGACACAGCAACAGTGAAGATTAACGTTTTGGATGTGGATGAGCCCCCGGTGTTCAATAAGCCCTCCTATGTGATGGATGTGTATGAGGACACACCCGCGGGCACCATCATTGGAGCGGTGACGGCACAGGATTTAGATGCCAGCAGCAGTCCAGTCAG gtATTCCATTGACTGGAAGAGTGACTTGGACAGCTACTTTGACATTGATCCAGTGGAGGGAACGATTTCCACAAACGAACTCCTTGACAGAGAGAGCATCGTCCAGCACAATATCTCCATCGTGGCAACCAAACTTA ATAGTCCAGTTCTGACCAGTCGGGTGGCCGTCACTGTCCACGTGTTGGACATTAACGAGTTCCCACCTGAACTCGCCAGTCCTTATGAgacctttgtgtgtgaaaatggcAAAGTGGGACAG gtGATTCAAACATTCAGTGCAAAAGACCAGGATCTACCAACTGCTGGACAacagttctctttcaaatcaccAAAGGAAGACATAAAAAACAGGAATTTCACCATCCGGGACTTTGGAA ACAACACAGCTGGAATTGTGACGAAGCGGAGTGGCTTTAGACGCCGTTTGCAGGAGATCTACTTCCTTCCTGTGGTGATTGAAGATAATGGCTACCCACCCAAGAGCAGCACAGGCACCCTGACCATCCGTGTATGTGGCTGCGAATCAGATGGTTCCCTGCTAACTTGCAGTGCAGAGGCCATCTTTCTCCCCGTGGGTCTGAGCACAGGAGCTCTGATTGCCATTCTTCTATGTATCATCATCCTGTTAG TTATCGTAGTCCTCTACGTGGGCTTGAGACggcagaagaaaaaggaaacccTCATGTCATCCAAAGAGGACATCCGGGATAATGTGATCCACTATGACGACgaaggagggggggaggaggataCGCATGCATTTGACATGGGGACCCTTCGTAATCCCAAGGTTGTCAAAGAGAACCTGTACCGCAGGGACGTCAAACCTGAGATGAAGAGAGGTCCCAGGCCGCCTGTCTCTCAGGACAGTGCTGATATCCGAGATTTCATCAACCAGCGTCTGAAAGAGCACGATATAGACAACTCAGCCCCACCCTACGACTCCCTGGCCACGTACGCTTATGAGGGCAACGGCTCTGTGGCCGAGTCGCTCAGCTCCATCGAGTCCCTCGCCATAGACCTTGAGGAGGACTATGATTACCTCAGTGACTGGGGGCCCCGCTTTAAGACACTGGCAGGGATTTTTGGGGAGCAGTCAGAAACTCAGCCAGACTCAGCCACCATGGAGAACACACATTGA